In a genomic window of Dyadobacter fermentans DSM 18053:
- a CDS encoding SusC/RagA family TonB-linked outer membrane protein produces the protein MGAFAQNSIKGKIKDEQGQPLPGVSVVVKGTTAGTVTDNEGLYTVNADKNATLVYSFIGYLTQEISVGGKSIVDVTLLADTKALEEVVVVGYGTAKKATLTGSVTAVKGAELQKAPAANLSNTLGGRLPGISAVQSSGEPGYDGSAIRIRGTNSLGNSNALIVVDGVPNRSGGLDRINPADIESISVLKDAAAAIYGSRAGNGVILITTKRGKSGKPQLSYDMNLGVSQPTRTPEMSNAAEYATIRNELQIYDNLPVGQWQGALQGFNTNGSYTRTDNGNVINAVFNPDDMQKFRDGSDPFLHPNTDWYGSVIRNWAPQQRHNLQLTGGSENIKYLASAGYINQDGYYVNSATGYKQYDLRLNLDTKINKYVTANLGVTLREEYRHFPSGGNSAGAIFRMLMRGKPTEIAIWPDGRPGPDIENGQNPAVITTNTTGYNNDKRDYIQTNGGLEILIPGVPGLKVNAMAAIDKQLRRQKNFETPWTLYFWDKKTYEADGKTPFLTGTVRSTFKDPRLRESSSQELSIQLTGQVSYEKSIDGHNFNVMAGIQREKVDADGFFAFRRYYISDVVDQLFAGGTPEQDMNNFDLFKRARLSYFGRAGYNFKEKYLAEFLWRVDGSYVFPKNGRFGFFPGVSAGWRISEEGFWKNNISRYVNNVKLRGSWGQMGAEPYFLGTETLAEYQYLSTMGFGTYIINDQVAKTLLETRVANPNFTWEVANNSNFGIEGTLFNDKLAFEFDYFVNNRSKILIPKAGSTPSSAGIDGKLPPQNLGKLQNKGWEFKVSYDGNAGDFSYSVSVNGGYAKNKIKYWDETPGAPVYQQSTGMPYGSFLVYQFDGAFKSQEEIDANKIDYGPITGNLRPGDMKFKDVNGDGKISADDRIRSEKVQRPWFTGGASVNLGYKQFDLSLLFQGTLGGLQIVGLTESGDIGNYLKYDFDHRWTIDNPTDKYPRLTNRNNRYYTNTGQAGINNYFLKSNNYLRLKNIELGYNLPSEIGSKIGLSNLRIYVNGLNLLTFDKIKVWDPEATTNSGQYYPQARVVSAGVRLAF, from the coding sequence ATGGGAGCATTCGCCCAGAACAGCATCAAGGGTAAGATCAAAGACGAACAGGGACAACCGCTGCCTGGTGTGAGCGTTGTCGTGAAAGGAACCACAGCAGGTACAGTGACCGACAATGAGGGGCTTTATACAGTTAATGCCGACAAAAATGCTACGCTTGTTTACTCATTTATCGGTTACCTCACGCAGGAAATTTCGGTAGGTGGCAAAAGCATTGTCGATGTAACCCTCCTCGCCGATACCAAAGCACTTGAAGAAGTGGTGGTTGTGGGTTATGGTACTGCTAAAAAAGCAACACTGACCGGCTCGGTAACCGCTGTAAAAGGGGCCGAACTGCAAAAAGCGCCTGCGGCCAACTTATCCAACACGCTGGGCGGACGCTTGCCCGGTATTTCGGCGGTACAATCGAGCGGTGAGCCTGGCTACGATGGCTCGGCGATCCGTATCCGCGGTACCAACTCACTGGGTAACAGCAATGCGCTCATCGTTGTGGATGGTGTGCCCAACCGTTCCGGTGGTTTGGACCGTATCAACCCGGCCGATATCGAAAGTATTTCCGTATTGAAAGATGCTGCCGCGGCGATCTACGGTTCGCGTGCAGGTAACGGCGTTATCCTGATCACCACCAAGCGTGGTAAGTCGGGCAAGCCGCAGCTTTCTTATGATATGAACCTCGGTGTGTCGCAGCCAACGCGTACGCCGGAAATGTCGAACGCAGCTGAATATGCGACGATCCGTAACGAGTTGCAGATCTATGATAACCTGCCCGTAGGACAGTGGCAGGGCGCATTGCAGGGCTTCAATACGAATGGCTCTTACACCAGAACGGATAACGGCAACGTCATCAACGCGGTATTCAACCCGGATGATATGCAGAAATTCCGTGACGGTTCCGACCCATTCCTGCACCCGAACACCGACTGGTACGGCTCTGTGATCCGCAATTGGGCACCTCAGCAACGCCACAACCTGCAACTCACAGGTGGCAGCGAAAACATCAAGTACCTTGCATCTGCGGGCTACATCAACCAGGATGGTTACTATGTGAATTCTGCGACGGGTTACAAGCAATATGATTTGCGTTTGAACCTTGACACGAAGATCAACAAATACGTAACTGCCAATTTGGGTGTGACTTTGCGTGAAGAATACCGCCACTTCCCAAGCGGCGGCAACAGCGCGGGAGCGATCTTCCGGATGCTGATGCGTGGTAAACCGACTGAAATTGCTATCTGGCCGGACGGACGTCCTGGTCCTGACATCGAAAACGGTCAGAACCCCGCGGTAATCACCACCAATACAACCGGTTATAACAACGACAAGCGGGATTACATTCAAACCAACGGTGGTCTGGAAATCCTGATCCCGGGTGTGCCAGGCTTGAAAGTGAATGCAATGGCTGCCATCGATAAGCAGCTGCGTCGTCAGAAAAACTTCGAAACGCCGTGGACATTGTATTTCTGGGATAAAAAGACTTACGAAGCAGACGGCAAAACGCCATTCCTGACAGGAACCGTTCGTTCGACATTCAAAGATCCCCGTTTGAGAGAAAGCTCTTCACAGGAATTGTCTATCCAGCTGACTGGTCAGGTTTCCTACGAAAAATCAATCGACGGTCACAATTTCAACGTAATGGCCGGTATCCAGCGTGAGAAAGTAGATGCAGACGGTTTCTTCGCATTCCGCCGCTACTACATCTCCGACGTGGTTGACCAACTCTTCGCGGGTGGTACGCCTGAGCAGGATATGAACAACTTCGATTTGTTCAAAAGAGCACGTTTGAGCTACTTCGGTCGCGCGGGTTACAACTTCAAGGAAAAATACCTCGCCGAGTTCCTGTGGCGTGTGGATGGTTCCTACGTATTCCCGAAAAACGGCCGTTTCGGTTTCTTCCCGGGGGTATCGGCCGGATGGCGTATTTCGGAAGAAGGGTTCTGGAAAAACAACATTTCGCGCTACGTAAACAATGTGAAGCTGCGCGGTTCGTGGGGACAAATGGGAGCTGAGCCTTACTTCCTCGGAACGGAAACATTGGCTGAGTACCAGTACCTGTCGACCATGGGCTTCGGTACCTACATTATCAACGACCAGGTGGCTAAAACCCTGCTCGAAACCCGCGTAGCCAACCCGAACTTTACCTGGGAAGTGGCGAACAACTCCAACTTCGGTATCGAAGGAACGTTGTTCAACGACAAGCTGGCATTCGAATTCGACTACTTCGTAAACAACCGTTCGAAAATCCTGATCCCGAAAGCAGGCTCAACGCCTTCGTCGGCAGGTATCGACGGCAAGCTTCCACCTCAAAACCTTGGTAAGCTGCAAAACAAAGGATGGGAATTCAAAGTGAGCTACGACGGCAATGCAGGCGATTTCTCTTACTCTGTGAGCGTGAATGGTGGTTATGCCAAAAACAAAATCAAGTACTGGGATGAAACTCCGGGCGCACCTGTGTACCAGCAGTCGACCGGCATGCCTTACGGCTCGTTCCTCGTGTATCAATTTGATGGCGCATTCAAAAGCCAGGAAGAGATCGACGCCAACAAAATCGACTACGGCCCGATCACCGGTAACCTTCGTCCGGGTGACATGAAGTTCAAGGATGTGAACGGCGACGGCAAAATCAGCGCTGACGACCGTATCCGTTCCGAAAAAGTACAACGCCCATGGTTTACAGGTGGTGCTTCGGTGAACCTCGGTTACAAGCAGTTTGATCTTTCATTGTTGTTCCAGGGTACATTGGGCGGTCTTCAGATCGTAGGTCTGACCGAATCCGGCGACATTGGTAACTACCTGAAATACGATTTCGACCACCGCTGGACGATCGATAACCCAACCGACAAATACCCACGTCTGACCAACCGTAACAACCGTTACTACACCAACACAGGCCAGGCGGGTATCAACAACTACTTCCTGAAAAGCAACAACTACCTGCGTTTGAAAAACATCGAACTCGGCTATAACCTGCCTTCGGAAATCGGTTCGAAAATCGGTTTGAGCAACCTGAGAATTTATGTGAATGGATTGAACCTGCTGACTTTCGACAAAATCAAAGTTTGGGACCCGGAAGCAACCACCAACAGTGGCCAGTACTATCCACAAGCAAGAGTTGTCAGCGCAGGTGTACGTCTAGCATTTTAA
- a CDS encoding RagB/SusD family nutrient uptake outer membrane protein, whose product MKLRYKSLLLIALLAGGLSSCDTEFLDVTPPTEIPSEEAWKDGALAEGFVTGIYAGLQQGGFSEQMLASLTDEAVFTHTGRNINTVTEGSLSPSNLGWVDATYGWSQMYQFIRASNIALTNLTTATFADETLKARLKGEAYFMRAYYYQQLVRYYGAVPIIKKVYALNEDYSVPRNTFDECIKQIVSDADSAALLLDGKTLAKGRATKAAALALKSRVLLYAASDLYDVPTAKAKSAVLAGFSNPEFIGYVSGDRKARWTAAQAAAKAALDASGGGYKLNLTAPVTAEQGKINYISMAMAGASGDKTLDASGASELIFARYFTPSQNEGARQTGLNNGPNGYHNWAGNTPIGTLVDDYEMMDGTKFSWTNPTHKASPYTGRDPRFYATVMYDGAPWKPRPSDAKDPANQIQTGAYDLLDDKGALFNRKGLDTRSSTIEDWNGSRTGYYMRKFIDPNPALYDNTDRQNIPWPFLRVTELVFNYIEASIEVGDEAIALEWLNKIRFRAGMPALKVSGAALRDAYRHEKRIEMAYEEQRYHDARRWMIASTTLGRPLQYINVIGKFKAGKSMKEPYHYDPTVYDYTYTPVEEKSHENRTWVDKMYFRPFSRDEMNRNSKLVNNPGYDK is encoded by the coding sequence ATGAAATTGAGATATAAAAGTCTATTGCTCATAGCGCTGCTGGCCGGAGGACTTTCGTCATGCGATACAGAATTTCTGGATGTAACGCCGCCAACGGAAATCCCGAGCGAAGAAGCATGGAAAGACGGCGCATTGGCCGAAGGTTTTGTAACAGGTATTTATGCAGGTTTGCAACAGGGCGGTTTCAGTGAGCAAATGCTCGCGTCGCTTACCGACGAAGCTGTATTTACCCACACAGGCCGTAACATCAACACCGTGACAGAGGGCAGTTTGAGCCCTTCTAACCTCGGCTGGGTGGATGCGACCTACGGGTGGAGCCAGATGTACCAGTTTATCCGCGCATCCAATATCGCGCTCACCAACCTGACAACGGCTACATTCGCCGACGAAACGCTGAAAGCCCGTTTGAAAGGCGAAGCCTACTTCATGCGTGCATATTACTACCAGCAGCTGGTTCGCTACTATGGCGCTGTGCCGATCATCAAGAAAGTGTATGCCCTGAACGAAGATTATTCCGTTCCTCGTAACACTTTTGATGAATGTATCAAACAAATCGTAAGCGATGCCGACAGTGCTGCGTTGCTGCTCGACGGCAAAACGCTGGCCAAAGGCCGCGCGACGAAAGCAGCCGCATTGGCATTGAAATCACGCGTGCTGTTGTATGCAGCCAGCGATTTGTACGATGTTCCTACTGCGAAAGCGAAATCTGCCGTCCTTGCCGGTTTCTCGAATCCTGAATTCATCGGCTACGTTTCCGGCGACCGCAAGGCGCGCTGGACAGCCGCACAAGCTGCTGCAAAAGCTGCATTGGATGCGAGCGGAGGCGGTTACAAGCTGAACCTTACCGCACCCGTAACCGCGGAACAAGGTAAGATCAACTACATTTCAATGGCGATGGCCGGCGCGAGCGGTGACAAAACCCTCGACGCATCTGGAGCAAGCGAGCTGATTTTTGCCCGTTACTTTACCCCAAGCCAGAACGAAGGCGCCCGCCAGACTGGTTTGAACAACGGTCCGAACGGTTACCACAACTGGGCGGGTAACACGCCGATCGGAACGCTGGTGGACGATTACGAAATGATGGACGGAACGAAGTTCTCATGGACCAATCCTACTCACAAAGCCAGCCCGTACACTGGCCGCGACCCGCGTTTCTACGCCACCGTTATGTATGACGGTGCACCGTGGAAACCACGTCCTTCCGATGCGAAAGACCCTGCTAACCAGATCCAGACCGGTGCCTATGACCTGCTGGATGACAAAGGTGCGCTGTTCAACCGCAAAGGACTCGATACCCGCAGCAGCACGATCGAAGACTGGAACGGTAGCCGTACCGGTTACTACATGCGCAAGTTCATTGATCCGAACCCTGCATTGTACGACAACACCGACCGCCAGAACATCCCATGGCCGTTCCTGCGCGTGACCGAGCTCGTATTCAACTACATCGAGGCGAGCATTGAAGTGGGTGACGAAGCCATTGCATTGGAATGGCTGAACAAAATCCGCTTCCGCGCCGGTATGCCTGCATTGAAAGTTTCAGGTGCCGCTTTGAGAGATGCTTACCGTCACGAAAAACGCATTGAAATGGCTTACGAAGAGCAACGCTACCACGATGCACGTCGCTGGATGATCGCTTCCACTACATTGGGACGTCCATTGCAGTACATCAACGTGATCGGCAAGTTCAAGGCAGGCAAGTCGATGAAGGAACCATATCACTACGACCCAACGGTTTACGATTACACTTACACTCCGGTGGAAGAGAAATCGCACGAAAACCGCACTTGGGTGGACAAAATGTACTTCCGTCCATTCAGCCGCGATGAAATGAACCGTAACTCCAAACTGGTTAACAACCCCGGTTACGATAAATAG